From Syntrophaceae bacterium, one genomic window encodes:
- a CDS encoding sigma-54-dependent Fis family transcriptional regulator, whose amino-acid sequence MGKAVLIVDDDELMLSFLSTVLRGDGFRVEEARSGQEGLARFLKSDFDLALTDLRMPDFSGVDLIRKGREAKPEVPWVIITAFGSIDNAVTAMKAGASDYLTKPLSSPDELRRVVRRILAESEKERKLALMSEELASHYPPADLIFLGEKMEAVRRLVREVAPTTATVLVTGPSGTGKELVARFIHQSSPRREKPFVAVHCAALTETLLESELFGHEKGAYTGAAGMRKGRFELADGGTLFLDEIGEISPSIQVKLLRAIQERVFERVGGMQPISVDVRIIASTNRDLREETAAGRFREDLFYRLNVFPVTLPPLRDRKETILPLAEYFTGKFSAQFGKKISGIREEAQSLLLSYPWPGNIRELQNIIERAVILAADRIGVEHLNLEARRPADSGDGLLKAGEEEMIRKVLAETGGSRKETARILGISLRTLQYRIKEYGIR is encoded by the coding sequence ATGGGAAAAGCCGTATTGATCGTAGACGACGACGAGCTGATGCTGTCCTTCCTGTCCACGGTTCTCCGGGGAGACGGCTTCCGTGTGGAGGAGGCCCGGAGCGGACAGGAGGGCCTGGCCCGTTTTCTCAAATCCGACTTCGATCTCGCCCTGACGGACCTCCGGATGCCCGATTTCTCGGGGGTCGACCTGATCCGCAAGGGTCGGGAAGCGAAGCCGGAGGTTCCGTGGGTCATCATCACGGCGTTCGGGTCCATCGACAACGCCGTAACGGCCATGAAGGCCGGGGCCTCCGACTACCTGACCAAGCCGCTCTCAAGCCCGGACGAGTTGCGCCGCGTCGTCCGGCGGATCCTGGCCGAGTCGGAGAAGGAGCGGAAGCTCGCCCTGATGTCGGAGGAGCTGGCGAGCCACTACCCCCCGGCGGACCTGATCTTCCTCGGGGAAAAGATGGAAGCGGTCCGCAGGCTGGTCCGGGAGGTGGCGCCGACGACCGCCACGGTGCTTGTCACGGGACCGAGCGGCACCGGCAAGGAACTGGTCGCCCGGTTCATCCACCAGTCCAGTCCGCGCCGGGAGAAGCCCTTTGTCGCCGTCCACTGCGCCGCGCTGACGGAGACGCTCCTGGAGAGCGAGCTCTTCGGCCACGAGAAGGGGGCCTACACCGGCGCGGCCGGCATGCGGAAGGGGCGGTTCGAGCTGGCCGACGGCGGCACCCTCTTCCTGGACGAAATCGGCGAGATCAGTCCGTCGATCCAGGTCAAGCTGCTCCGGGCGATCCAGGAGCGGGTGTTCGAGCGCGTGGGCGGGATGCAGCCCATTTCCGTGGACGTCCGCATCATCGCCTCGACGAACCGGGACCTCCGGGAGGAAACCGCGGCCGGAAGGTTCCGGGAGGATCTTTTCTACCGGCTGAACGTCTTTCCCGTGACCCTTCCCCCGCTCCGGGACCGGAAAGAGACGATCCTGCCGCTGGCGGAGTACTTCACCGGAAAGTTTTCCGCCCAGTTCGGCAAGAAGATATCCGGCATCCGGGAGGAGGCACAATCCCTTCTCCTCTCGTATCCATGGCCTGGAAACATCCGGGAGTTGCAGAACATCATCGAGCGGGCCGTCATCCTGGCGGCGGATCGCATCGGAGTCGAGCACCTGAATCTCGAGGCGCGCCGGCCGGCCGATTCGGGAGACGGGCTCCTCAAGGCCGGGGAAGAGGAGATGATCCGGAAGGTCCTTGCGGAGACGGGCGGAAGCAGGAAGGAGACCGCCCGGATCCTGGGGATTTCCCTCCGGACGTTGCAGTACCGGATCAAGGAATACGGCATCCGCTGA
- a CDS encoding LysR family transcriptional regulator, with product MELRHLRYFVAVAEELNMRRAAERLNVSQPPLSRQIRDLEDELGTLLFERKHRKLCLTKAGEYFLKEANGILSRARRAAQLTRSISRGESGTLTIATGYIAGTLPATVLKEYHERFPSVEIVMRQMTPSEQLVALLDRQVDIGFVGLCEIELQDVLSFKGIFDVGMLAVLPAGHALLKRRRIRLESCSDQPFVFLERAAAPAVHDGLIDLCRQTGFTPAIVQRADRPQALLQLVAAGFGISIVPDLFQGYPVAGLAYRPLAGKTPKAVFSVAWRRDNPSPLLKSFLDILCSDAGGNSNRSRPTTAGHGSLSGGFR from the coding sequence ATGGAATTACGACACCTTCGATATTTCGTGGCCGTTGCGGAGGAACTGAACATGCGGCGCGCCGCGGAGCGCCTGAATGTCTCGCAGCCGCCGCTCAGCCGGCAGATCCGCGACCTGGAGGACGAACTCGGGACGCTGCTGTTCGAGCGGAAACATAGAAAACTTTGCCTGACAAAGGCGGGGGAATACTTCCTGAAGGAAGCGAACGGGATCCTTTCCAGGGCCCGCCGGGCTGCTCAGCTCACCCGGTCCATCAGCCGGGGAGAATCGGGCACGCTCACCATCGCCACAGGGTACATCGCCGGAACGCTCCCCGCAACGGTCCTGAAGGAATACCACGAACGATTTCCCTCGGTGGAGATCGTCATGAGGCAAATGACCCCTTCCGAACAACTGGTCGCCCTGCTGGATCGCCAGGTCGACATCGGTTTTGTCGGCCTGTGCGAGATCGAATTGCAGGATGTCTTGAGTTTCAAAGGCATCTTTGACGTCGGAATGCTGGCCGTCCTCCCGGCGGGACACGCCCTGTTGAAGCGGAGGAGGATTCGTCTCGAATCCTGTTCGGACCAGCCCTTTGTTTTCCTGGAGAGGGCGGCGGCACCGGCGGTTCATGACGGGCTGATCGATCTGTGCAGACAGACCGGTTTCACGCCTGCCATCGTGCAGCGGGCGGATCGGCCGCAAGCTCTCCTCCAGCTCGTTGCCGCCGGTTTCGGCATTTCCATCGTGCCCGACCTCTTTCAAGGCTATCCCGTGGCCGGCCTCGCCTATCGCCCCCTGGCCGGGAAAACGCCGAAGGCCGTTTTCTCCGTCGCCTGGCGCCGCGACAATCCGTCTCCCCTGCTCAAGTCGTTTCTGGACATTCTCTGCAGTGACGCCGGCGGGAATTCAAATCGATCCCGTCCCACCACTGCAGGTCACGGCAGCCTTTCCGGGGGTTTTCGTTGA
- a CDS encoding amidohydrolase: MTEKTKRIDVHHHIVPPAYIEALADVGVVNSLGANFPQWSVESMLEMMDRNGIQAAVTSISSPGVYFGSVPFASGLARKCNEISARLISDHPRRIGAFAVLPLPDVREAFREMEYSLDSLHLDGVCLLTNYAGRYPGDPAFEDLFSELDRRKAVVYVHPTDPPGGNPLGDHVPNFLMEVTFDTTRTIASLIFSGTLERYPDISFIFAHAGGTAPFLAWRLALGSFVWPGASERAPRDAFFYLRKLYYDTGLSASVHALRSLQSLVDESQILFGSDYPFAPEVLTVETVKGINAYDGFGEGAKQAVEWENALRLFPRLG, translated from the coding sequence ATGACGGAGAAAACGAAGAGAATCGACGTTCATCACCATATCGTTCCGCCGGCCTATATCGAGGCCCTGGCGGATGTCGGGGTCGTGAATTCCCTGGGCGCGAATTTCCCGCAATGGTCTGTGGAATCCATGCTGGAGATGATGGATCGCAACGGCATCCAGGCCGCAGTCACATCGATCTCCAGCCCGGGTGTTTATTTCGGCAGCGTCCCTTTTGCCAGTGGCCTGGCGCGGAAATGCAACGAGATCTCCGCCCGCCTGATCTCCGATCATCCGCGGAGAATAGGAGCCTTCGCAGTCCTGCCGCTTCCGGACGTGCGGGAAGCCTTCCGGGAGATGGAATATTCGCTCGATTCCCTCCACCTGGACGGCGTCTGCCTGCTCACCAACTATGCCGGCCGGTATCCGGGCGATCCCGCATTTGAAGACCTCTTTTCCGAGCTGGACCGGAGAAAAGCCGTCGTGTACGTGCATCCGACCGATCCACCGGGCGGGAATCCTCTGGGGGACCATGTTCCCAACTTCCTGATGGAAGTCACCTTCGACACGACAAGGACCATCGCCAGTCTCATATTCAGCGGCACCCTGGAACGATATCCGGACATTTCCTTCATTTTCGCTCACGCCGGGGGCACAGCCCCTTTCCTTGCCTGGCGTCTCGCCCTTGGATCTTTCGTGTGGCCGGGGGCCTCCGAAAGGGCTCCCAGGGACGCCTTTTTCTATCTCCGGAAACTCTACTACGATACGGGCCTTTCCGCCTCCGTCCACGCCCTTCGTTCTCTTCAGTCCCTGGTGGACGAATCGCAGATTCTATTCGGCAGCGACTATCCCTTCGCGCCCGAGGTGCTGACCGTCGAAACGGTCAAGGGGATCAACGCCTACGACGGCTTCGGAGAAGGGGCGAAACAGGCCGTGGAATGGGAAAACGCACTCAGGCTGTTCCCGAGACTCGGGTAG
- a CDS encoding methylmalonyl-CoA carboxyltransferase yields the protein MEKKSLTQQKIEAFEARRSALLTMGGEALVKKQHELGKLTARERLDRFFDKGTFQEVQLFVKHRSTLFGLDKKEINADGVVTGVGQVNGRTVFVAAQDFTSSGGSLGEMHAKKIWKVMDMAVDARKPFVALNDSGGARIQEGVPALDGYGGIFYRNTIASGYIPQITAIMGPTAGGAVYSPALTDWVFMVKKSSYMYITGPDVIKAVIGEEVSHDDLGGAVAHATKSGVCHFATENDEDCIDKVKLLLSFLPDSCHSPLPVVSCTDAPDRLCPELDGIIPDRATRGYNMRKVVEAVADNGIVFEPHEMWAKNMLVAFIRIMGKPVGVIANNPGFGAGVLDVNASDKASRFIRFCDAFNIPLLTFADVPGYMPGTNQEWSGIISHGAKLLHAYSEATVPKLTVVTRKDYGGAYIGMCSKYLGADYVMAWPSAEIAVMGAEGACNIIYRREISSADDPAAKRKELVQAYEDQFNNPYFAASMGIIEEVIAPRETRQRVALLLDAYKDKTQSRLEKKHNNIPL from the coding sequence ATGGAAAAGAAGAGTCTGACGCAGCAGAAAATCGAGGCCTTTGAGGCCAGGCGGAGCGCCCTCTTGACCATGGGCGGCGAGGCGCTCGTCAAAAAGCAGCACGAGTTGGGAAAACTGACGGCCCGGGAGAGGCTGGACCGGTTCTTCGACAAGGGAACCTTCCAGGAGGTTCAGCTCTTCGTAAAGCACCGCTCCACCCTGTTCGGCCTGGACAAGAAGGAGATCAACGCCGACGGCGTCGTCACCGGCGTGGGCCAGGTGAACGGCCGCACTGTTTTCGTGGCCGCCCAGGACTTCACCAGCTCCGGCGGCAGCCTCGGGGAGATGCACGCCAAGAAGATCTGGAAGGTCATGGACATGGCCGTCGACGCCCGGAAGCCTTTCGTGGCCCTGAACGACTCCGGCGGCGCCCGGATCCAGGAAGGCGTTCCCGCCCTGGACGGCTACGGCGGGATCTTCTACCGCAACACCATCGCTTCGGGCTACATCCCCCAGATCACGGCCATCATGGGCCCCACGGCGGGCGGCGCCGTCTATTCGCCGGCACTCACCGACTGGGTCTTCATGGTCAAGAAATCGAGCTACATGTACATCACCGGTCCGGACGTCATCAAGGCCGTCATCGGCGAGGAGGTCAGCCATGACGACCTGGGCGGCGCCGTCGCCCACGCCACCAAGAGCGGCGTCTGCCATTTCGCCACGGAAAACGACGAGGACTGCATCGACAAGGTGAAGCTCCTCCTGTCCTTCCTCCCCGACAGCTGCCACAGCCCGCTGCCCGTGGTTTCCTGCACCGATGCGCCGGACCGCCTCTGCCCCGAGCTGGACGGCATCATCCCCGACCGGGCCACCCGCGGCTACAACATGCGCAAGGTCGTCGAGGCCGTGGCGGACAACGGCATCGTCTTCGAGCCCCACGAAATGTGGGCCAAGAACATGCTCGTGGCCTTCATCCGCATCATGGGCAAGCCCGTCGGCGTCATCGCCAACAACCCCGGCTTCGGCGCCGGCGTGCTGGACGTCAACGCCTCCGACAAGGCCTCGCGGTTCATCCGCTTCTGCGACGCCTTCAACATCCCGCTTTTGACCTTCGCCGACGTTCCCGGCTACATGCCCGGAACGAATCAGGAATGGTCGGGCATCATCAGCCACGGGGCGAAGCTGCTCCATGCCTATTCCGAAGCGACGGTGCCCAAGCTGACCGTCGTCACCCGGAAGGACTACGGCGGAGCCTACATCGGCATGTGCAGCAAGTACCTGGGGGCCGACTACGTCATGGCCTGGCCCTCGGCGGAAATCGCCGTCATGGGTGCCGAAGGGGCCTGCAACATCATCTACCGCAGGGAGATCTCAAGCGCTGATGATCCCGCGGCCAAGCGGAAGGAACTCGTCCAGGCCTACGAAGACCAGTTCAACAATCCCTACTTCGCCGCCAGCATGGGAATCATCGAGGAGGTCATCGCCCCCCGGGAAACCCGCCAGCGCGTGGCCCTGCTCTTGGACGCCTACAAGGACAAGACCCAGAGCCGTCTGGAAAAGAAGCACAACAACATCCCCCTGTAA
- a CDS encoding phosphoglycerate kinase — MKFIDTLDLKGKRVLFRFDYNVPLDGSGNITDDIRIRSTLPTINYALDEGAKVVIMSHLGRPKGKHDPKYSLAPVAKRLSRLLEKQVKMAGDCIGDDVRQLVAGMSPGDVVLLENLRFHPEEEKNDEAFARELATLGDVYIDDAFGNAHRSHASNVAITRFVPECAAGFLIKKELNYFQKVIDNPPRPFVFIVGGSKVSDKLAALSNLATKVDKMIVGGGMAFTFLKALGYNVGRSIVEDELIPKAEEILAMVKERGVKFYLPIDVVIAEEKSAEAETKIVPVQEMNSHWLGLDIGPATITLFAEALANAKTIVWNGPMGVFEIDAFGRGTAALAHSVANSYALTIVGGGDTDVAIHKTGESDKITYISTGGGASLELLEGKVLPGIAALEECGAATRP; from the coding sequence GTGAAATTCATCGACACATTGGATCTCAAAGGGAAAAGGGTTCTCTTCCGGTTTGATTACAATGTACCCCTCGACGGGTCGGGCAACATCACCGACGACATCCGGATCCGGTCGACCCTTCCCACCATCAATTACGCCCTCGACGAGGGCGCGAAGGTCGTTATCATGTCCCACCTGGGGCGTCCCAAGGGAAAGCATGACCCCAAGTACAGCCTGGCCCCGGTGGCCAAGCGCCTGTCCCGTCTCCTGGAAAAGCAGGTGAAGATGGCCGGCGACTGCATTGGCGATGACGTCCGGCAACTTGTTGCCGGCATGAGTCCGGGCGACGTGGTTCTCCTGGAAAACCTCCGGTTTCACCCGGAGGAGGAAAAGAACGACGAGGCCTTCGCCCGCGAGCTGGCAACCCTTGGGGACGTTTACATCGACGACGCCTTCGGGAACGCCCACCGGAGCCACGCCTCCAACGTGGCCATCACGCGTTTCGTCCCCGAATGCGCGGCCGGGTTCCTCATCAAGAAGGAGCTGAACTACTTCCAGAAGGTCATCGACAATCCGCCGCGGCCCTTTGTCTTCATCGTCGGCGGCTCCAAGGTCTCCGACAAGTTGGCGGCGCTCAGCAACCTCGCGACGAAGGTCGACAAGATGATCGTCGGCGGCGGGATGGCCTTCACGTTTCTGAAGGCCCTCGGATACAACGTCGGCCGCTCCATCGTGGAGGACGAACTCATCCCCAAGGCCGAGGAAATCCTGGCCATGGTCAAGGAGAGGGGCGTCAAGTTCTATCTGCCCATCGACGTTGTGATCGCCGAGGAGAAAAGCGCCGAGGCGGAGACGAAGATCGTCCCGGTGCAGGAGATGAACTCCCACTGGCTGGGCCTCGACATCGGGCCGGCGACGATCACCCTCTTTGCGGAGGCCCTGGCCAATGCCAAGACGATCGTCTGGAACGGCCCCATGGGGGTTTTCGAGATCGACGCCTTCGGGCGCGGAACCGCCGCGCTGGCCCACAGCGTGGCCAATTCCTACGCCCTGACGATCGTCGGCGGCGGCGACACCGACGTGGCCATCCACAAAACCGGAGAGAGCGACAAGATTACCTATATTTCGACCGGAGGCGGCGCCTCCCTGGAGCTCCTGGAAGGGAAAGTCCTGCCGGGGATCGCAGCCCTGGAAGAATGCGGCGCGGCGACCCGTCCCTAG
- the truA gene encoding tRNA pseudouridine(38-40) synthase TruA, whose product MRNIRMILEYDGAAYAGWQRQKNGLSIQQVLEEKIAVMTGEAVKVIGSGRTDAGVHALAQVAHFRTASAVPVRNFLLGLNSLLPRDIAVIRLDEAPEDFHARHSATGKIYLYRILNRPVRSALHRHFAWEIFRPLLIAPMQEAAGYLAGTHDFTSFSTIHSDAPHRVRTIREISVVRNEEGFIDITVEAEGFLRYMVRIITGTLVEVGKGRRQPGDIPAVLAAKDRAAAGITAPARGLFLKEVRYA is encoded by the coding sequence ATGCGAAACATCCGGATGATCCTCGAATACGACGGAGCGGCCTATGCCGGCTGGCAGCGTCAGAAGAACGGCCTGTCGATCCAGCAGGTCCTGGAGGAGAAGATCGCCGTCATGACCGGAGAGGCCGTGAAGGTGATCGGCTCCGGGCGGACCGACGCGGGGGTCCACGCCCTGGCCCAGGTGGCCCATTTCCGGACGGCCTCGGCGGTCCCGGTTCGGAATTTCCTCCTGGGCCTCAACAGCCTCTTGCCCCGGGACATCGCGGTGATCCGGCTCGACGAAGCGCCGGAGGATTTCCACGCCCGCCACAGCGCCACCGGCAAGATCTACCTTTACCGGATTCTCAACCGGCCCGTTCGCTCGGCCCTTCACCGGCACTTTGCCTGGGAGATCTTCCGGCCCCTCCTGATCGCACCGATGCAGGAAGCGGCCGGGTATCTGGCCGGCACCCACGACTTCACGTCCTTCAGCACGATCCACTCCGACGCCCCCCACCGGGTCCGGACGATCCGGGAGATTTCCGTCGTCCGGAACGAGGAGGGCTTTATCGACATCACCGTGGAAGCCGAAGGTTTTTTGCGCTACATGGTCCGGATCATCACCGGAACCCTTGTGGAGGTCGGCAAGGGCCGGAGACAACCCGGCGACATCCCGGCCGTCCTGGCGGCGAAGGACCGGGCCGCCGCCGGCATCACCGCCCCCGCCCGGGGACTTTTTCTCAAGGAGGTCCGGTACGCATGA
- the rfbD gene encoding dTDP-4-dehydrorhamnose reductase, producing the protein MNILVVGHKGMLGGDLLVRLAMAGHEVTGMDIDELDITSREACRDAVAETGPDAVVNAAAYTNVDGCESDRDGCFSVNARGVENLALACRERGVRIVHFSTDYIFDGRKGTPYAEDDPGAPLNVYGESKLEGERLLLEATENVLLVRTSWLYGKGGKNFVRTILEKAAITDRLEVVDDQIGCPTYSWDLAGAVNLLLEGGHRGIFHVTNRGSVSWYSFACKIMEMAGKTGVTVSPVPTERFPRPAVRPRYSVLSGRKFLEATGKTLRFWQLALVEYLSHAGFPADPGVSRH; encoded by the coding sequence ATGAATATTCTGGTCGTCGGCCACAAGGGAATGCTTGGGGGTGACCTCCTGGTCCGCCTTGCAATGGCGGGCCATGAAGTGACCGGCATGGACATCGACGAACTGGACATCACGTCCCGGGAGGCCTGCCGGGATGCTGTCGCGGAAACCGGCCCGGACGCCGTGGTCAATGCAGCCGCCTACACGAATGTCGACGGCTGCGAATCCGACCGGGACGGCTGCTTCTCCGTCAACGCCCGGGGGGTCGAGAACCTTGCCCTGGCATGCAGGGAGAGGGGTGTCCGGATCGTCCATTTCAGCACGGACTACATCTTCGACGGCCGGAAAGGCACACCCTACGCGGAGGATGACCCCGGCGCCCCCCTGAACGTCTACGGGGAATCCAAGCTCGAAGGGGAGCGCCTGCTCCTGGAGGCGACGGAGAACGTTCTCCTGGTCCGGACGTCCTGGCTTTACGGGAAGGGGGGGAAGAACTTCGTCCGCACGATCCTGGAGAAGGCCGCCATTACGGACCGCCTGGAGGTGGTGGACGATCAGATCGGCTGCCCGACCTATTCATGGGACCTGGCCGGGGCGGTCAACCTTCTCCTGGAAGGGGGGCACCGTGGCATCTTCCACGTGACGAACCGGGGTTCCGTAAGCTGGTACTCCTTCGCCTGCAAAATCATGGAGATGGCCGGGAAGACGGGTGTAACGGTGTCGCCTGTGCCGACGGAGCGTTTTCCCCGGCCGGCGGTCCGTCCCCGGTACAGCGTCCTCTCCGGCAGGAAATTTCTCGAGGCGACGGGCAAGACCCTCCGTTTCTGGCAACTGGCCCTTGTGGAATATTTATCCCATGCCGGCTTTCCGGCGGATCCCGGGGTGTCGAGGCATTAA